The Bacteroides acidifaciens genome includes a region encoding these proteins:
- a CDS encoding FKBP-type peptidyl-prolyl cis-trans isomerase, with the protein MGKKKEYKEANRRFLKRLSSQEGIFALPCGIYYKVLETGEGTVSPGPRSIVTVHYKGSLIDGRIFDNSYERTCPDALRLSDVIEGWQVALQKMHVGDKWIIYIPYTMGYGIKAVDSIPAYSTLIFEVELLAVA; encoded by the coding sequence ATGGGAAAAAAGAAAGAATATAAAGAGGCTAACCGACGATTTCTGAAAAGACTATCTTCTCAAGAAGGTATTTTTGCGTTGCCGTGTGGTATCTATTATAAAGTATTGGAGACGGGTGAAGGAACTGTTTCTCCGGGACCACGCAGCATTGTTACCGTGCATTACAAGGGAAGTCTGATTGACGGGCGGATATTTGATAATTCTTATGAGCGTACCTGTCCGGATGCTTTGCGTCTTAGTGATGTAATAGAAGGTTGGCAGGTGGCACTTCAGAAAATGCACGTTGGGGATAAGTGGATAATCTATATACCTTATACAATGGGATATGGTATTAAAGCTGTTGATTCTATTCCCGCTTACTCGACATTGATATTCGAAGTGGAACTATTGGCTGTCGCCTAG
- a CDS encoding alpha-2-macroglobulin family protein: MGQFKTRCSNIATGLFFLVMIIVSFSACTNSQKDITPSAEYAPYVNAYTGGVISQGSTIRIELTHDQPMVDMNNELKDNPFSFSPSLKGKAYWVSNNTIEFVPEEGTLKPGAFYEGTFQLGDFIEVDKKLKEFNFSFRVQERNFTIHTEPITITATQPDEVSIKGEIRFSDVVKKEEVEKMLTAGNGKSKSYPVEVTSTDNSTRYEFNINRIPRETEDYQLEIKANGKPARIDRTQSEEILIPAKDSFRFLTAERIDQPENGIEIVFSAPVSNTQDLKGLIEIPEVSSSITQIKDNKVFVYFETNKINKLTLNIHEGVKSNQEQTLGTSHSISFSELNLKPQVEMSTSAAILPDSKSLIIPFRAVNLYAVDLSVIRIFENNVLMFMQSNSLASANELRRSGRLVYKKTLWLGKDSSKDVHRWEDYSIDLAGLIHQEPGAIYRVVLSFRQEYSAYPCGGSDNQEMKFADSASDGLTKVSGNVLSEEDEAMWDVPEAYYYYYGATMDWSLYRWRERDNPCHPSYYMESGRTASCNVFASNLGMIVKKNSLNNLWIAVSNILDTKPVGKAQVTVYNFQLQVIGKGETNGDGLVEITTKGTPFIVVAESDKQKAYVRVVDGEEQSVSRFDAGGKDIQKGLKGFIYGERGVWRPGDTLHISFILEDREKRIPDNHPVALEIYNPKGQFYTKMISTQGMNGFYTFDVPTQADVPTGLWNAYVKVGGTTFHKGLRIETIKPNRLKITLALPQVLQSTDKEFYAPLTSAWLTGATAARLKAKVEMSLSRVNTQFKNYGQYLFNNPATDFTTIKADVFDGVLDAEGRAGVTLKLPAAANAPGMLNASFTTRVFEPGGDASIYTQSVPFSPFTSYVGINLNQPKGKYIETDKDHVFDVVTVNPEGKPVSRSNLEYKIYRISWSWWWENSDESFSSYINSSSITPVASGNLQTNGGKASFKFRVDYPSWGRYLVYVKDKESGHATGGTIYVDWPDWRGRSSKSDPSGIKMLAFSLNKDSYEIGETATAIIPAAAGGRALVSIENGSTVLKQEWIEVSSQGDTKYSFKVMPEMAPNVYLHISLLQPHAQTVNDLPIRMYGVVPVFVTNNQTILQPQIQMPEVLRPETSFNVSVSEKNGKPMTYTLAIVDDGLLDLTNFKTPDPWNDFYSREALGIRTWDMYDNVLGASAGSYSSLFSTGGDASLKPADAKANRFKPVVKFIGPFYLGKGKHQTHTLKLPMYVGSVRAMVVAGQDGAYGNAEKTAYVRTPLMLLSTLPRVLSIQEEITVPVNIFAMEKQVKNVTVSIQATGGGVQIVGSTQKSLTFNQPGDQLTFFTLKTGSKTGKATIHLTASGGGQQTKETIEIEVRNPNPVVTLRSSQWVEAGQSGELSYSLAGSSDDNHIQLEVSRIPSVDISRRFDFLYNYEHHCTEQLTSKALPLLFVSQFKAVDEQEAEKIKANVQEAIRQIYARQLPNGGFIYWPGNAVADEWISSYTGMFLTLAQEKGYAVHSNVVNKWKRFQRAAAQNWRMPQDANNWQQWQSELMQAFRLYTLALAGAPEYGAMNRMKEQQGLSIQAKWRLAAAYALTGKMKPAEELVYNAETTVTPYSSMNWIYGSSDRDEAMILETLLLMNRERDALQQAKKVSENLSQENWFSTQSTAFALMAMGRLAEKLSGTLDFTWTWNGKQQPAVKSAKAVFEKAISTSPKSGTISVKNQGKGALGVDVITRTQLLNDTLPAISDNIRMDIRYADMNGTPISIDDIRQGTDFIAIASISNISGTSDYTNLALTHIIPSGWEIYNERMLVADTESPDNKASSSRNSISKYSYQDIRDDRVLTYFNLRRGETKVFTVRLQATYAGNFILPAVQCEAMYDATVQARSKAGRTTVSR, translated from the coding sequence ATGGGACAATTTAAAACCAGATGTAGCAACATTGCTACCGGATTATTCTTCCTTGTAATGATAATTGTGAGTTTTTCCGCATGTACGAACAGCCAGAAAGACATCACTCCTTCTGCAGAATACGCGCCATACGTCAATGCATATACGGGCGGAGTCATCTCACAAGGTTCGACCATACGCATCGAACTGACACACGACCAGCCGATGGTGGATATGAACAACGAACTGAAAGATAATCCGTTCAGTTTTTCACCCTCATTAAAAGGCAAAGCGTATTGGGTTAGCAATAATACCATTGAATTTGTGCCGGAAGAAGGTACACTAAAACCGGGAGCGTTTTATGAAGGGACTTTCCAACTCGGAGATTTTATAGAAGTCGATAAGAAACTGAAAGAGTTCAATTTCTCATTCCGAGTGCAGGAACGTAACTTTACCATCCATACAGAACCTATAACAATAACAGCTACCCAGCCCGACGAGGTAAGTATAAAAGGAGAAATACGTTTCAGCGACGTAGTGAAAAAAGAAGAAGTAGAAAAGATGCTGACCGCCGGCAATGGGAAAAGCAAAAGCTATCCGGTAGAAGTTACTTCCACCGACAACTCTACCCGTTATGAATTCAATATTAACCGGATTCCACGAGAGACGGAAGATTACCAACTAGAGATAAAGGCAAACGGGAAGCCCGCACGAATCGACCGGACACAAAGCGAAGAGATTTTGATTCCGGCAAAAGACAGTTTTCGTTTCCTGACCGCCGAACGCATTGACCAACCGGAGAATGGAATCGAAATCGTATTCTCCGCTCCCGTATCCAACACACAAGACTTGAAAGGACTGATTGAAATACCGGAAGTATCTTCCTCTATCACTCAAATCAAGGACAACAAAGTATTTGTCTATTTCGAAACGAACAAGATTAATAAACTGACTTTAAATATCCATGAAGGAGTAAAAAGCAATCAGGAGCAGACTTTAGGAACTTCACATTCTATTTCGTTCAGTGAGCTGAACCTAAAGCCACAAGTGGAAATGTCTACTTCGGCAGCCATTCTCCCCGATTCGAAAAGCCTGATTATCCCGTTCCGGGCTGTCAACCTGTATGCGGTGGATTTGAGCGTGATACGTATTTTCGAGAACAATGTATTGATGTTCATGCAGAGTAACTCGCTGGCTTCTGCCAATGAATTGCGCCGTTCGGGACGATTGGTTTATAAGAAAACATTGTGGTTAGGTAAAGATTCATCCAAAGACGTCCATCGTTGGGAAGATTACTCGATAGACCTTGCCGGACTGATTCATCAGGAACCGGGCGCTATCTACCGGGTTGTCTTATCTTTCCGGCAAGAATATTCAGCATATCCTTGCGGCGGAAGCGATAATCAGGAAATGAAGTTTGCCGATAGTGCTTCCGACGGTTTGACAAAAGTAAGCGGAAACGTTTTGTCGGAAGAAGACGAAGCTATGTGGGATGTTCCCGAGGCTTATTATTACTATTACGGTGCAACAATGGACTGGAGCTTATATCGATGGAGAGAGCGGGACAATCCTTGCCATCCATCCTATTATATGGAGTCGGGCAGGACAGCCTCCTGCAATGTTTTCGCTTCCAATCTGGGAATGATTGTGAAGAAGAACTCCCTGAATAATTTATGGATTGCAGTCAGCAATATTTTAGATACAAAACCGGTAGGCAAGGCGCAAGTCACCGTTTATAACTTCCAGTTGCAGGTGATAGGCAAAGGAGAAACCAATGGAGATGGCTTGGTGGAAATTACTACGAAAGGTACGCCTTTTATTGTCGTCGCCGAATCGGATAAACAAAAAGCCTATGTACGCGTGGTAGACGGTGAAGAGCAATCCGTCAGCCGGTTCGATGCAGGTGGAAAGGATATTCAGAAAGGACTGAAAGGATTTATATATGGTGAAAGAGGTGTATGGCGACCGGGGGATACGTTGCATATATCCTTTATCTTGGAAGACCGCGAGAAAAGAATACCGGACAACCATCCGGTAGCACTGGAGATTTATAATCCGAAAGGACAATTCTACACCAAGATGATTTCGACGCAAGGTATGAACGGTTTCTATACTTTTGACGTTCCGACTCAGGCGGATGTTCCTACCGGACTTTGGAATGCTTACGTAAAAGTGGGTGGGACAACTTTCCACAAGGGATTGCGCATTGAAACAATAAAACCCAACCGACTCAAAATAACACTGGCATTGCCCCAAGTGCTTCAATCGACGGATAAAGAGTTTTATGCTCCACTCACTTCCGCATGGCTGACGGGGGCGACCGCTGCACGCTTGAAAGCAAAAGTCGAAATGTCATTGTCCAGAGTAAACACGCAGTTCAAGAATTACGGGCAATATCTCTTCAATAACCCGGCTACGGATTTCACAACCATCAAAGCGGACGTATTCGACGGTGTGCTCGACGCGGAAGGAAGAGCAGGCGTTACCTTGAAACTTCCGGCAGCGGCAAATGCACCGGGTATGCTGAACGCTTCTTTCACTACCCGTGTATTTGAACCGGGTGGAGACGCGAGCATTTACACACAAAGCGTTCCTTTCTCACCGTTCACATCTTATGTGGGTATCAACCTGAATCAGCCGAAAGGGAAATACATTGAAACGGATAAAGACCATGTATTTGACGTTGTTACTGTAAATCCTGAAGGAAAACCGGTAAGCCGTTCGAATTTGGAATATAAAATATACCGTATCAGTTGGAGCTGGTGGTGGGAGAACAGTGACGAATCTTTCAGCTCATATATAAACAGCAGTTCCATCACTCCGGTAGCCAGTGGCAACCTGCAAACCAACGGTGGAAAAGCTTCCTTCAAATTCCGTGTTGATTATCCGAGTTGGGGACGCTATCTGGTATATGTAAAAGACAAAGAGAGCGGGCATGCCACCGGTGGTACTATCTACGTAGACTGGCCGGATTGGAGAGGACGTTCAAGCAAATCTGACCCCAGCGGTATCAAAATGCTTGCATTCTCACTGAATAAGGATTCTTACGAAATAGGCGAAACGGCTACCGCCATTATCCCCGCAGCAGCCGGTGGTCGTGCGTTGGTATCCATCGAAAACGGTTCGACGGTACTTAAACAGGAATGGATAGAGGTATCCAGTCAGGGAGATACGAAATATAGCTTTAAGGTTATGCCGGAAATGGCACCGAACGTATATTTGCACATCAGCCTGTTGCAACCTCATGCACAAACGGTCAATGACTTGCCGATTCGCATGTATGGTGTTGTCCCGGTATTCGTGACTAACAATCAGACTATACTGCAACCGCAGATACAGATGCCGGAAGTGTTGCGACCGGAAACGAGTTTCAATGTCAGCGTCAGCGAAAAGAACGGGAAGCCGATGACTTATACATTAGCTATCGTGGATGACGGTTTGCTGGATTTAACGAACTTCAAAACTCCCGACCCATGGAACGACTTCTACTCACGCGAGGCACTCGGCATCCGGACATGGGATATGTATGATAATGTATTAGGAGCTTCCGCCGGAAGTTACAGTTCTCTTTTCAGCACAGGTGGAGACGCTTCATTGAAGCCTGCCGACGCAAAGGCGAACCGTTTCAAACCGGTTGTTAAATTCATTGGGCCTTTCTATCTGGGAAAAGGCAAGCACCAGACACATACACTGAAGTTACCGATGTATGTGGGTTCAGTGCGTGCCATGGTAGTGGCAGGACAGGACGGAGCTTACGGCAATGCAGAAAAAACGGCTTATGTACGGACACCGTTAATGCTGTTGTCTACCTTGCCGCGTGTACTTAGCATCCAAGAAGAAATTACTGTTCCGGTGAATATCTTTGCCATGGAAAAGCAAGTGAAAAATGTAACCGTATCCATCCAAGCTACCGGTGGCGGAGTTCAGATTGTCGGTTCCACACAAAAGTCACTGACTTTCAACCAACCGGGCGACCAGCTTACTTTCTTCACACTAAAAACCGGCAGTAAGACAGGAAAAGCAACCATCCACCTCACTGCAAGCGGTGGCGGGCAGCAGACGAAAGAAACCATAGAAATAGAGGTACGCAACCCGAACCCGGTTGTAACATTACGCAGCAGCCAATGGGTAGAAGCCGGACAGAGCGGTGAGCTGTCATACAGCCTTGCCGGTTCTTCCGATGATAATCATATCCAATTGGAAGTTTCCCGTATCCCGTCGGTAGACATCAGCCGCCGGTTCGACTTCCTGTATAACTACGAGCATCATTGCACGGAGCAATTGACTTCCAAAGCCCTGCCACTCTTATTCGTCTCCCAATTCAAGGCGGTAGATGAACAGGAAGCGGAGAAAATAAAAGCAAATGTGCAAGAAGCTATCCGGCAAATTTATGCCCGCCAGCTTCCTAACGGTGGATTTATCTATTGGCCGGGAAATGCCGTTGCTGACGAATGGATTAGTTCATACACGGGAATGTTCCTGACGCTGGCACAAGAAAAAGGGTATGCCGTCCACTCCAATGTAGTGAATAAGTGGAAACGCTTCCAACGTGCAGCGGCCCAGAACTGGCGAATGCCTCAGGATGCAAACAACTGGCAGCAATGGCAGTCGGAACTGATGCAGGCTTTCCGTTTATATACGTTAGCTTTGGCGGGTGCACCGGAATACGGAGCTATGAACAGGATGAAAGAACAGCAAGGTCTATCCATTCAAGCCAAATGGAGACTGGCAGCCGCTTATGCCCTGACGGGAAAGATGAAGCCTGCCGAAGAACTGGTGTACAATGCGGAGACTACTGTCACCCCCTACTCTTCTATGAACTGGATTTATGGTTCGTCCGACCGGGATGAAGCGATGATTCTGGAAACATTGCTTCTGATGAACCGCGAACGGGATGCGCTTCAACAGGCTAAGAAAGTATCTGAGAATTTATCGCAAGAGAACTGGTTCAGTACCCAATCTACCGCATTCGCCTTGATGGCAATGGGACGGTTGGCGGAAAAGCTGTCAGGCACACTGGACTTCACATGGACATGGAACGGTAAACAACAGCCTGCGGTGAAATCAGCGAAGGCAGTATTTGAGAAAGCAATCTCCACTTCCCCGAAATCCGGAACAATCTCTGTAAAGAACCAAGGTAAAGGGGCACTGGGCGTAGATGTTATCACGCGCACACAATTGCTGAATGATACACTACCTGCTATCTCGGATAATATACGGATGGATATAAGGTATGCAGATATGAACGGTACGCCTATATCAATAGATGATATCAGACAGGGAACCGATTTTATCGCCATTGCCTCCATATCCAATATCAGTGGTACTTCGGACTACACCAATCTAGCACTGACACATATCATACCATCCGGCTGGGAGATATATAATGAACGGATGCTGGTTGCCGACACTGAAAGCCCCGACAATAAGGCAAGTTCTTCAAGAAACTCAATCAGCAAATATTCTTATCAGGATATTCGCGACGACCGCGTACTGACTTATTTCAACTTGCGCCGTGGAGAAACAAAAGTATTTACAGTCAGGCTGCAAGCGACTTATGCAGGAAACTTCATTCTTCCGGCTGTTCAATGCGAAGCTATGTATGACGCAACTGTACAGGCACGAAGCAAAGCGGGAAGAACGACGGTGAGCCGCTAA
- the pbpC gene encoding penicillin-binding protein 1C, producing MRVKILNFFKNLSVTRKVMLGIITLLVFGYMFCLPRQLFHVPYSTVVTDRNEELLGARIASDGQWRFPPRETIPEKIKQCLITFEDKHFYHHWGVNPLSIGRAVYQNTKHKRIVSGGSTLTMQTIRLARNESRTFGEKIIEMIWATRLEFRASKEEILSMYVSHAPFGGNVVGLDAAAWRYFGHSAEDLSWAESAMLAVLPNAPAMIHLSKGRKMLLSKRNRLLKQLLEEKIIDSSTYELAVTEPLPDEPHPLPQIAPHLVSHFYKERNGQYTRSTIDRGIQTHIEDLAERWSNEFNRSDIRNLAILVIDIPANQVIAYCGNVHFDRKQSGNQVDVIQAPRSTGSILKPFLYYAMLQEGSLLPDMLLPDIPININGFTPQNFSLQYEGAVPASEALARSLNIPAVTMLQRYGVPKFHNFLQQTGFKTITRPSSHYGLSLILGGAEATLWDVTNAYAQMGRTLVPDLSPILSKEKEAKITEAKEEEEKEGKETARHTYIWDKGAVWQTFNALKEVNRPEEIDWKSIPSMQTIAWKTGTSYGFRDAWAVGVTPRYAVGVWVGNATGEGKPGLVGAQTAGPVLFDIFNYLPSSSWFERPTGVFVDAEVCRQSGHLKSRFCEETDTVLILPAGLRTDACPYHHLITLAADEKHRVYESCANTEPTFQKSWFTLPPVWEWYYKQHHPEYRPLPPFKAGCGEDTFQPMQFIYPPINAHIKLPKQLDGSKGFLTVELAHTDPDATVFWHLDDTYLMQTQDFHKISLQPAPGKHSLTAVDGEGNTVSTTFFIE from the coding sequence ATGAGAGTCAAGATATTGAATTTCTTCAAGAATTTATCCGTCACGAGGAAAGTAATGCTCGGCATCATTACTCTTCTCGTGTTCGGGTATATGTTTTGTCTTCCCCGCCAACTGTTCCATGTCCCCTATTCTACAGTCGTCACCGACCGTAATGAAGAATTATTAGGGGCACGTATCGCTTCCGACGGACAATGGCGTTTTCCCCCACGCGAGACAATTCCGGAGAAAATCAAACAATGCCTCATCACATTCGAGGATAAGCATTTTTACCATCACTGGGGCGTCAACCCGCTATCTATCGGAAGAGCTGTCTATCAGAATACCAAGCATAAGCGCATCGTCAGTGGTGGAAGTACGCTGACGATGCAAACTATCCGGCTTGCCCGGAACGAATCGAGAACTTTCGGAGAGAAAATAATCGAAATGATTTGGGCTACCCGTCTGGAATTCCGGGCTTCCAAAGAGGAAATCTTATCCATGTACGTATCTCATGCACCTTTCGGTGGAAATGTAGTAGGACTGGATGCAGCCGCCTGGCGGTATTTCGGGCATTCGGCGGAAGACCTGTCATGGGCGGAATCGGCTATGCTTGCCGTGCTTCCCAATGCTCCCGCCATGATTCATCTATCCAAAGGGCGGAAAATGCTACTCTCAAAACGCAACCGTCTGTTGAAACAACTTCTTGAAGAGAAAATCATAGATTCATCGACCTACGAACTGGCTGTCACCGAACCGCTTCCCGACGAGCCGCATCCTCTTCCGCAGATAGCTCCGCATCTGGTCAGCCATTTTTATAAAGAGAGAAACGGGCAATATACCCGTTCTACCATCGACCGGGGGATTCAGACACATATAGAAGACTTGGCAGAACGATGGAGCAATGAGTTCAATCGGAGCGATATCCGTAATCTGGCCATTCTGGTGATTGACATACCCGCCAATCAAGTGATAGCCTATTGCGGAAATGTACATTTCGACCGGAAGCAGAGCGGCAACCAAGTCGATGTGATTCAAGCCCCCAGAAGTACAGGGAGTATTTTAAAACCTTTTCTATATTATGCCATGCTGCAAGAAGGTTCCCTGTTGCCCGATATGCTATTGCCGGATATACCTATTAATATAAACGGCTTTACTCCCCAAAATTTCAGTTTGCAATATGAAGGAGCTGTCCCGGCTTCGGAGGCACTTGCCCGCTCACTGAATATCCCTGCGGTGACGATGTTGCAAAGATACGGCGTACCCAAGTTCCACAACTTCCTGCAACAGACCGGGTTTAAAACCATCACCCGCCCCTCATCCCATTACGGATTATCACTGATTCTCGGGGGAGCGGAAGCTACTTTATGGGACGTGACAAATGCTTACGCCCAAATGGGACGGACGCTTGTCCCCGACTTGAGTCCAATACTTTCCAAAGAAAAAGAAGCTAAGATTACAGAAGCGAAAGAGGAAGAAGAAAAGGAAGGAAAGGAGACAGCCCGACATACATACATTTGGGACAAAGGCGCTGTATGGCAAACATTCAACGCTCTGAAAGAAGTAAACCGTCCCGAAGAAATAGACTGGAAATCTATTCCGTCCATGCAGACCATTGCCTGGAAAACAGGAACCAGTTACGGATTCCGGGATGCCTGGGCAGTTGGCGTCACTCCCCGTTACGCAGTCGGCGTATGGGTAGGAAACGCGACAGGTGAGGGAAAACCCGGACTGGTCGGCGCACAAACGGCAGGCCCCGTATTATTCGACATATTCAATTATCTGCCCTCTTCATCCTGGTTTGAACGCCCGACCGGTGTCTTTGTAGACGCTGAAGTGTGCCGTCAATCAGGGCATTTGAAAAGTCGTTTCTGCGAAGAAACGGACACCGTCCTTATCCTTCCTGCCGGACTGCGCACGGATGCCTGCCCGTACCATCACCTTATCACTCTAGCTGCCGACGAGAAACACCGTGTCTATGAGAGTTGCGCCAACACAGAACCCACCTTTCAAAAATCATGGTTCACCCTCCCACCCGTATGGGAATGGTATTATAAACAACACCACCCGGAATACAGGCCTCTCCCACCCTTCAAAGCAGGTTGCGGAGAAGATACTTTCCAGCCCATGCAATTCATTTATCCTCCAATCAACGCGCACATCAAATTGCCGAAACAACTGGACGGCAGCAAAGGATTCCTGACCGTCGAATTAGCACATACAGACCCCGATGCAACCGTATTCTGGCATCTCGATGATACCTATCTGATGCAAACGCAGGATTTTCATAAGATTTCCCTGCAGCCCGCTCCCGGAAAACATTCTTTGACAGCAGTGGATGGAGAAGGCAATACAGTTTCGACTACTTTCTTCATTGAGTGA
- a CDS encoding Na+/H+ antiporter NhaC family protein encodes MKKAPSPFVSLIPIIVLISLLFATIRTFGSDALSGGSQVSLLTTTAVCILIGIAFYKIPWKDYEIAITNNVAGVTTAIIILLIIGALSGMWMVSGIVPTLIYYGMQIIHPSFFLTSTCIICVLISVMTGSSWTTIATIGIALMGIGRAQGFEEGWIAGAIISGAYFGDKVSPLSETTILAASVTETPLFRHIRYMMITTVPSLIITLIIFTVAGLSHDASNTQHITEVAAALNEKFHITPWLLIVPVATGILIARKVPSIITLFLSTLLAGIFALIFQPDLLREISGMAASSADALFKGLMMTIYGETNLHTDNAVLTDLIATRGMSGMMNTIWLILCAMCFGGAMTASGMLGSITSIFVRFMKKTVSVVSATVCSGLFLNLATADQYISIILTGNMFRDIYAKKGYESCLLSRTTEDSVTVTSVLIPWNTCGMTQATILSVPTLVYLPYCFFNIISPLMSIAVAAIGYKIARRS; translated from the coding sequence ATGAAAAAAGCTCCTTCACCTTTTGTATCGCTGATACCAATTATCGTACTTATATCGCTGTTATTCGCCACTATCCGCACTTTCGGCAGTGATGCCCTGAGTGGTGGAAGTCAGGTATCACTGCTTACCACCACTGCCGTATGTATCCTTATCGGCATAGCGTTCTACAAAATCCCCTGGAAAGACTATGAGATAGCCATAACCAACAATGTGGCGGGAGTGACGACAGCTATCATCATCTTGCTCATTATCGGTGCACTGAGTGGCATGTGGATGGTTAGCGGCATCGTGCCTACCCTGATTTATTATGGGATGCAAATCATCCATCCCAGTTTCTTCCTCACCTCTACCTGCATCATTTGCGTGCTGATTTCGGTCATGACGGGTAGCTCGTGGACTACAATCGCTACTATCGGCATCGCATTGATGGGTATCGGCAGAGCACAAGGGTTTGAAGAAGGCTGGATTGCAGGAGCCATTATCTCCGGCGCCTATTTCGGAGATAAGGTTTCGCCTTTATCAGAAACGACTATATTGGCGGCTTCCGTGACGGAAACTCCCCTGTTCCGCCATATCCGTTATATGATGATAACAACGGTTCCCTCCCTCATTATCACACTGATTATTTTCACTGTGGCGGGACTCTCACATGATGCAAGCAATACGCAGCACATCACCGAGGTGGCAGCCGCATTGAATGAGAAATTCCATATCACCCCGTGGCTGCTGATAGTTCCTGTGGCAACCGGAATATTAATTGCCCGGAAAGTGCCATCTATCATTACCTTATTCCTGTCTACGCTGCTAGCCGGAATTTTTGCCTTAATCTTTCAGCCGGATTTGTTACGGGAAATTTCGGGGATGGCTGCTTCCAGTGCCGATGCTCTGTTTAAAGGTCTGATGATGACTATCTACGGAGAGACAAATTTGCACACGGACAATGCCGTTCTGACAGATTTAATCGCCACGCGCGGTATGTCGGGCATGATGAATACCATCTGGCTGATACTATGCGCAATGTGTTTTGGCGGGGCGATGACAGCCAGCGGTATGCTAGGAAGCATCACTTCCATCTTTGTCCGGTTTATGAAGAAAACGGTCAGTGTGGTTAGTGCAACGGTCTGTTCCGGCCTGTTTCTTAACTTGGCAACTGCCGACCAATATATCAGTATCATTTTAACCGGTAATATGTTCCGTGACATTTATGCTAAAAAAGGATACGAAAGCTGCCTGCTGAGCCGGACTACGGAAGATTCAGTAACCGTTACATCTGTGCTGATTCCCTGGAACACCTGCGGAATGACTCAGGCCACAATCCTGAGTGTGCCGACACTTGTGTATCTTCCCTACTGTTTTTTCAACATTATCAGCCCTTTAATGAGTATCGCCGTCGCAGCTATCGGATATAAAATTGCGCGACGTTCGTGA
- a CDS encoding DUF4251 domain-containing protein, whose translation MKKFIALLALVLVSASTMMYAQESNAAARRAERKAQRDAERAKLRAEEQVQDMAAYQQAVQALKNKQFVLEANQVIFRNGMSAFVTSNTNFVLMNGNRATVQTAFNTPYPGPNGIGGVTVDGNSSDMKMNVDKKGNVNCSFSVQGIGISAQVFITMSSGSNNASVTISPNFNSNNLTLNGNIVPLDQSNIFKGRSW comes from the coding sequence ATGAAAAAGTTTATTGCATTATTAGCATTAGTATTAGTAAGTGCAAGCACGATGATGTATGCACAGGAAAGTAACGCAGCAGCACGCCGCGCAGAAAGAAAAGCTCAAAGAGATGCGGAAAGAGCTAAACTCCGTGCCGAAGAACAGGTACAGGACATGGCAGCTTACCAACAAGCCGTACAGGCTTTGAAGAACAAACAGTTCGTTTTGGAAGCCAATCAAGTTATCTTCCGCAACGGCATGAGCGCGTTTGTTACTTCAAACACTAACTTCGTTCTGATGAACGGCAACAGAGCCACAGTACAGACTGCTTTCAACACTCCTTATCCCGGCCCTAACGGAATCGGTGGTGTCACGGTAGACGGTAACTCTTCGGACATGAAAATGAATGTCGACAAGAAAGGCAACGTGAACTGCTCATTCAGCGTTCAAGGTATCGGTATCTCCGCCCAAGTATTTATCACTATGAGCAGTGGAAGTAATAACGCTTCAGTTACTATCAGCCCGAACTTCAACAGTAACAATCTGACACTGAACGGAAATATCGTTCCGCTCGACCAGTCTAACATCTTCAAAGGACGTTCCTGGTAA